A DNA window from Lagenorhynchus albirostris chromosome 5, mLagAlb1.1, whole genome shotgun sequence contains the following coding sequences:
- the ANAPC13 gene encoding anaphase-promoting complex subunit 13: MDSEVQRDGRILDLIDDAWREDKLPYEDVAIPLNELPEPEQDNGGTTESVKEQEMKWTDLALQYLHENVPPIGN, encoded by the exons ATGGACAGTGAGGTACAGAGAGATGGAAGGATCTTGGATTTGATTGACGATGCTTGGCGAGAAGACAAGCTGCCTTATGAGGATGTTGCAATACCACTG AATGAGCTTCCTGAACCTGAACAGGACAATGGCGGCACCACAGAATCTGTTAAAGAACAAGAAATGAAGTGGACTGACTTGGCCTTACAGTACCTCCATGAGAACGTTCCCCCCATTGGAAACTGA